From Erigeron canadensis isolate Cc75 chromosome 8, C_canadensis_v1, whole genome shotgun sequence, one genomic window encodes:
- the LOC122578556 gene encoding PLASMODESMATA CALLOSE-BINDING PROTEIN 4-like, with product MGYLAIFMLVFLAVAGYSNAAYCVCNTALSDPVLQRNIDYACGNGADCSQINPNGACFNPNTVKDHCNYAVNNYYQKKGQVQGSCDFSGTASPTQTLPSGVNSACFSGNPSPTTPTPPGTGTGTPPGTGIATPPPGTGTPGTGTGTGTPGTGNGTGTGTPGTGTGTGTPGSGTGTGTGTGINVNPPFGMGPTTGFDNSGCMSIHKITNLFNLATLLVSGLIWSRLI from the exons ATGGGTTATCTTGCTATTTTCATGCTGGTTTTCTTGGCTGTTGCTGGTTATTCAa ATGCAGCTTATTGTGTATGTAACACAGCACTGAGTGATCCAGTGCTTCAAAGGAACATTGATTATGCTTGTGGTAATGGTGCTGATTGTAGTCAAATAAATCCAAATGGGGCTTGTTTCAATCCGAACACTGTAAAAGATCATTGCAATTATGctgttaataattattatcaaaaGAAAGGTCAAGTTCAAGGAAGTTGTGATTTTTCAGGCACTGCTAGTCCAACCCAAACACTCCCTTCAG GTGTAAATTCTGCTTGTTTTTCTGGGAACCCTAG CCCTACAACTCCGACCCCACCAGGAACCGGAACTGGGACTCCTCCAGGAACCGGTATTGCTACCCCGCCTCCAGGAACCGGAACTCCAGGCACCGGGACTGGAACAGGAACTCCGGGGACTGGGAATGGAACAGGGACCGGAACTCCAGGTACTGGGACTGGAACTGGAACTCCAGGTTCTGGGACTGGAACTGGAACTGGAACTGGGATCAATGTAAACCCACCGTTTGGAATGGGACCTACAACTGGCTTTGACAACAGTGGCTGCATGTCTATTCACAAAATTACCAACCTTTTCAATCTTGCAACCCTTTTGGTTTCTGGGTTGATCTGGTCCAGGCTTATCTAA
- the LOC122579525 gene encoding uncharacterized protein LOC122579525 — MNGGANNNNKKSGGKEEEQDGLSVHSPCKPPNSSASSLRKEQSQVDLELKLLEALEIYPPVKLRGIHRHFVLYGLTEYMRRSFNRQFSASDVLQMLDRFYNLEMLKPDDEEIGILNQVEEFSLPPSYFTKEES; from the exons atgaatGGTGGggcaaataataataataagaaaagtgGGGGtaaagaagaagaacaagatgGTTTGTCGGTTCATTCTCCTTGCAAACCTCCCAATTCTTCTGCTTCTTCTCTTCGCAAG GAGCAATCACAGGTTGATTTGGAGCTTAAATTACTAGAAGCTCTTGAAATTTATCCACCTGTGAAATTGCGAG GAATACACCGCCACTTTGTTCTTTATGGGCTAACAGAATATATGCGGAGAAG CTTCAATAGGCAGTTTTCTGCATCAGATGTCCTACAGATGCTAGATCGTTTTTATAACTTGGAAATGCTG AAGCCGGATGATGAGGAGATCGGTATCTTGAATCAAGTCGAAGAATTTAGTTTGCCACCAAGTTATTTTACGAAGGAAGAATCTTGA
- the LOC122610821 gene encoding putative pentatricopeptide repeat-containing protein At1g26500 translates to MMRIQYHVLRHRLRLFYSTVVVADHITPSPPPPAAALNPITPINPTHLLRVSTILYQQQDSPESRLHKSLSNCNFHLTHEFFLQICNKFPYSWKPIYKFHKFTQTQNFNHTPITINKMLDVVGKARNIDILWELTKEFGQRRLVSDKTYMVVIKTLASAREMKKCVDFFHLMNEFGYGYDLRTLDKVVECLSRSKLVDEAKWIVFKLNDFVKPNGVTYKYLICGFCDVGDLVEASKIWNLMVDEGFEVEIDGVEKMMDAFFKANLFDEAMKLFQSVRVNRIDELGVSTYRLVIGWMCKRDKLGQARAMFDEMCGRGIEPDSVIFGSLIYGFLSKARIREAYELVEGMEKPDINVYHGLIKGLLRLKRASEATQVFREMIRRGCEPTMHTYVMLLQGHLGKRGRKGDDPLINFDTIFIGGLVKAGKSLEATKYVERVTNQGLEVPRFDYNRFLHYYSNEEGVVMFEVMSKKLREVGLFDLGDIFQRYGEKMSTRDRRRER, encoded by the coding sequence ATGATGCGAATTCAGTATCATGTCCTCCGCCACCGACTCCGCCTCTTTTACTCCACCGTTGTCGTCGCCGATCATATCACACCCTCTCCTCCGCCACCCGCCGCTGCACTCAACCCCATAACACCAATAAACCCCACCCATCTCCTCCGTGTCTCCACCATCCTCTACCAACAACAAGACTCGCCGGAATCAAGACTTCACAAATCCCTCTCGAATTGCAACTTCCATCTCACCCATGAATTTTTCCTTCAAATCTGCAACAAATTTCCATATTCATGGAAACCCATTTACAAATTTCACAAATTTACACAAACGCAGAACTTCAATCACACACCCATCACCATTAACAAAATGCTTGATGTTGTTGGTAAAGCAAGAAACATTGACATTTTATGGGAGTTGACTAAAGAATTTGGTCAACGCCGTTTGGTTAGTGACAAGACTTATATGGTTGTGATCAAAACTTTGGCTTCTGCTAGGGAGATGAAGAAATGTGTTGACTTTTTTCATTTAATGAATGAATTTGGATATGGGTATGATTTGAGGACTTTGGATAAGGTTGTTGAGTGTTTGAGTAGGAGTAAACTTGTTGATGAAGCTAAATGGATTGTTTTTAAGTTGAATGATTTTGTAAAACCAAATGGGGTTACTTATAAGTATTTGATTTGTGGTTTTTGTGATGTGGGTGACTTAGTTGAAGCTTCAAAGATTTGGAATTTGATGGTGGATGAAGGTTTTGAGGTTGAGATTGATGGTGTTGAGAAAATGATGGATGCCTTTTTTAAGGCGAACCTGTTTGATGAAGCCATGAAGCTTTTTCAATCGGTTAGAGTTAATCGGATTGATGAGTTGGGGGTTTCGACTTATAGGCTTGTGATTGGTTGGATGTGTAAAAGGGACAAGCTTGGTCAAGCAAGGGCAATGTTTGATGAGATGTGTGGGAGAGGGATAGAACCGGATTCGGTGATATTTGGTTCGTTGATTTATGGGTTTTTGAGCAAAGCCAGGATTCGTGAAGCGTATGAGCTTGTGGAAGGGATGGAGAAGCCTGACATTAATGTTTATCATGGTTTGATTAAGGGGCTTTTGAGGTTGAAAAGGGCAAGTGAAGCAACACAAGTATTTAGGGAGATGATTAGGAGAGGTTGTGAACCTACAATGCATACTTATGTAATGTTGTTGCAAGGACATTTAGGCAAAAGAGGGAGAAAGGGTGATGACCCTTTAATCAATTTTGATACTATTTTCATAGGAGGGTTGGTTAAGGCAGGAAAGTCGTTAGAAGCAACCAAGTATGTCGAGAGAGTGACAAATCAAGGACTTGAGGTACCTAGATTTGACTACAATAGATTCTTGCATTACTATTCGAATGAAGAAGGTGTTGTTATGTTTGAGGTAATGTCAAAGAAATTGAGAGAagttggtttgtttgatttgggAGACATATTTCAAAGATATGGTGAGAAAATGTCTACTAGAGATAGAAGGAGAGAGAGGTGA
- the LOC122579868 gene encoding probable methyltransferase PMT5, translating into MRIPLFNKLLLFSSGHKPPRNWLLLCLVSVCMLIALFGSSSYGGLDYSVNSNAEPRVYTKYRRLKEQVESDYTELKSSKNGVKGIKLCGKELEHYVPCYNVSANLLFGFKDGEEFDRHCEVSMMDELYCLVRPPRDYKTPLSWPVGRDVIWNGNVKISKDQFLSSGSMTKRLMLLEENQISFNSDDGLIFDGVKDHSRQVAEMIGLGSDAEFWQAGVRTVLDIGCGFGSFGAHLLSLKVMALCMAAYELTGSQVQLSLERGLPAIIGNFITRKLPFPALSYDMIHCAQCGVLWDKKDGMFLIEANRILKPGGYFVLHGTSLSTNKGSMPSPIEEFTRKICWTLMAQQEETFIWQKTTDAQCYSSSTQGAIPLCKDEHEDIQSYYQPLASCLVGTASKRWFPIQNRSSDYRISPADLEIHGIQQHEFYEDFESSRSALRNYWSLLTPLIFSDHPKRPGDEDPSPPYNMIRNVMDMNARYGGMNSAFLEAGKAAWVMNVVPVEARNTLPLILDQGFAGVLHDWREPFPTYPRTYDMLHANGLLSHLISEECSITNLLLEMDRILRPEGWVVLLDKLGPIEDTRMLATQIRWEARVVDLENDSDQRLLVCQKPFVRK; encoded by the exons ATGAGAATCCCATTGTTTAACAAACTTCTGCTATTTTCGTCAGGCCATAAACCGCCACGAAATTGGCTACTGTTGTGTCTAGTTAGTGTCTGTATGCTTATCGCATTATTCGGTTCGTCGTCTTATGGCGGTTTGGACTATAGTGTTAATAGTAATGCAGAACCAAGAGTGTATACTAAGTATAGAAGATTAAAAGAGCAAGTAGAAAGTGATTATACAGAGTTAAAGAGTTCTAAGAATGGTGTAAAGGGGATTAAGTTATGTGGGAAAGAATTAGAGCATTATGTACCTTGTTATAATGTGTCTGCAAATTTGTTATTTGGGTTTAAAGACGGTGAAGAGTTTGATCGACATTGTGAAGTATCGATGATGGATGAGTTGTATTGTTTGGTTCGTCCTCCACGGGACTATAAGACTCCATTGAGTTGGCCTGTTGGTAGAGATGTGATTTGGAATGGTAATGTTAAGATTAGTAAAGATCAGTTTCTTTCTTCTGGAAGTATGACGAAAAG gttAATGCTGCTTGAAGAGAACCAGATTTCTTTCAATTCGGATGATGGGTTGATTTTTGATGGTGTTAAAGATCATTCGCGACAAGTTGCAGAGATGATTGGATTAGGGAGTGATGCAGAATTTTGGCAAGCTGGT GTGAGAACAGTGCTTGATATTGGTTGTGGTTTTGGCAGTTTTGGTGCTCATTTGTTATCACTGAAAGTAATGGCTCTCTGTATGGCTGCTTATGAGTTAACTGGTAGCCAAGTTCAGTTGTCTCTTGAAAGAGGCCTTCCAGCAATTATTGGCAATTTCATTACAAGAAAACTTCCGTTTCCAGCGTTGTCATATGACATGATTCACTGTGCACAGTGCGGTGTTCTATGGGACAAAAAAg ATGGAATGTTTCTTATTGAAGCTAACCGGATACTAAAGCCCGGAGGCTACTTTGTATTACATGGAACTTCCTTAAGTACCAATAAAGGAAGCATGCCTAGCCCTATTGAAGAATTCACTCGGAAGATCTGTTGGACATTGATGGCTCAGCAAGAAGAAACTTTCATCTGGCAGAAGACTACGGATGCTCAATGCTACTCTTCTAG CACACAGGGTGCCATTCCTCTTTGTAAAGATGAACATGAGGATATTCAATCGTATTATCAGCCACTTGCATCTTGTTTAGTGGGAACAGCCAGCAAACGCTGGTTTCCCATTCAGAACAGATCTTCTGATTACAGAATAAGCCCTGCTGATTTGGAAATTCATG GCATTCAACAGCATGAGTTCTATGAAGACTTTGAATCTTCAAGATCAGCTTTAAGAAATTATTGGTCTTTGCTTACACCTTTGATTTTTTCCGATCATCCTAAAAGGCCTGGTGATGAAGATCCATCACCTCCTTATAATATGATTAGGAACGTGATGGATATGAATGCACGTTACGGGGGTATGAACTCTGCATTTCTGGAAGCAGGAAAAGCAGCATGGGTGATGAATGTCGTGCCAGTTGAGGCTCGTAATACACTTCCTCTGATACTTGATCAAGGTTTTGCGGGCGTGCTACATGACTG GCGTGAACCCTTTCCTACTTACCCAAGGACATATGACATGCTTCACGCAAATGGCCTCCTATCGCACCTTATATCTGAGGAATGCAGCATTACAAACTTACTTCTGGAAATGGACCGTATTCTACGCCCTGAg GGATGGGTTGTTCTTTTGGATAAATTAGGTCCCATAGAAGATACACGTATGCTTGCTACACAAATACGATGGGAAGCAAGGGTAGTTGATCTTGAGAATGACAGTGACCAAAGGTTACTAGTTTGCCAAAAGCCATTTGTAAGAAAATGA